gcatttttatcaaacaagtgctttagtattagtatggtgttccacttcacgtttgagatgatcgcagtctgtttctttgatcaaagagttgcgtactctttcaaaacatgcgcgcgggtcttccttactgtataccacctaaaacacggatacccggaaaattccgtgtttggcggggaagcgttttttcataaaacctggaaaattccgtgtttggcggggaaagagttaatgaacCACAATGTGGTCAATTTTGCAGCATACTAGTACattcaaaacacaaaaatatactaactcaacattttgaattgaagcaatttaataaaacctttAATCTAAATTGTCTCAATTAGCAATTTCAGCATTACATACACAATATGTAGAACAGAATTTAACCGTTTCTTGAAAACAGCCCTTTGCTCTTGATAAAACCAACCAATAGAACAGACGCCAGGTTGACAAATTGCTTTTGCTATTCGTCAAATGTAGCATTCACCTCCTTCGAATCTTCTCTGTTTTCAAAGTAGACAAAAGCAAACCCCCTGGAACGCCGAGAATGCTGGTCGTACACAATGGAAACATCACTCAAAGGGCCATACTTGGAAAAAACCTCTCTCAAGTCCCTCTCTGTGGTGTAAAGGCTCAGTCCAAAAACTCCCAGGCAGCAGTTTGGGTCTGGGTTTGCctgaagtttaaaaaaatgacattatttacGAGACAGCAGTACAAAGCCAAAATGTACTGTGCAAATTATCACAAACAGCAAGTTAAGCAACGTTTATGGATATGACTCTTGTTCTCACCCGGTCACCAACATGACGTCTGCGGTTTGACATAGGAGAGTGACGGTATTCACTGCTGTCGGAGCGACTGCGTGAACGTCTCCGGCGGGAATGGGAGCACGAGGGGGAACGAGTGTAGTGTCTGCGGGAACTCCGATGAGAACGAGATCTGCATAAAGACGAATCAAATTGATAAACATGAACGAGAAGGTTCaacagtaataatacaaacattcAGTCCATCAAGCTGCgaactagggatgcacagatatgAAACATTTTGGCCGATACCGAAAAAAACTATTGGACTAAACTTATTTTGCCTCTTACCTTATTTCGTCATCAGATCACGGTTTTGCtcagaaattgtgttttaaaaattatcaaagatgtaaaaaaacatattgttctgaaaataaataatttctatttAACATGGATTGGATCGGTTGAACCCATGACAGGCCAAACTTTTaaagagccacaatgaaagataaaagatactttttttattattaacaaaatatagATGCATAATAAttgatgtgaaaaattattttgtacttCAAAATCTgaactgcaaaaatgttttagaagttcAAAACAGAACTCAGAACTAACATTTTCCatatttgtactgtatattacAGAACAGCACAAATTAATATTATACGCGTCCACAGagatgtcaaccacatcatggaaaactAAATGCCTTTGTAAAGTTCTATTGCGGTATAATAGATAATGCTAAACACAttgctagagggcgccgcttgctaaCACAATACTGAATGAATCGCTCAATGCAGTCTATTTTTAAGCTTTCAAGTTTTAGTAATCGtgcaatttcaatcttaactCTATCAATCATGCAGCTCTATTGGATATCATACCAATTTCGAAGGAGTCAAAGTTTCAAATTGtttggatggttttacctcatGTATAGGCAAGTACTGCTTTTAGAACTGTCACATTTGTAACAACGGATTTTCCTCAATGTGAGATCATGAATGATTAAGAATTAAACATTAcctgttcttaggagtgccaacccttctacattacGTGGATATAATTATTTCtgtattgtgcatttgaattcacagagttGTTACAAAGTGTGATAATTATAAACTGAACTGGCCGATAGATATCAGTgaccgatacatcggtgcatccctactacaAAACTGAAAAgcaggcgcacacacacagaacGTATGCCCACAGAATTGGAACACCCATAATTCAGTAAGATATagacataatttatttaatattatggtAACTTTGATAATGCTTTTTGGTTACCCATAAGGATGTAGTACTCTCAATCTGTATAAAACATTTCACCGTTCACctttaaatccattccacagaGTTTCCCAGAAAATCGGCATAGAAAATATCAGTCTGCAGATTCCATTTTGGCATACTGCTAAAACTGTTCATGCCACATTAGACAGACAAGAATTTCCAGCTTCAATTTCATTATGTATAGAGTTTCTATTAACATATGTCAAATGATCAACTGCAGAGTGCTTAAAATTGCAGTCCTGGGTGGgggacatttattttaatttttttatttggcacTAAACATTGTTTCTAATTTCAACCATAAAGGAACAGGTATGACTTTCATTCGGCCCAGTCAATGTACTGTGAATTCCAGTTGTAGAGGAGCCAGAGGGCATTCATTTAAACCGTTTTGAATTAAATGCAATTTTGGACTTCTTATAATCAAAAGCAACACAACTGCTTTCCTATCTCTAGAAACTTTAGCAAACAAAGCTATTAACAAATGCGCTGGTTtctgaatttaaatatattcttcATCTTATTCACGTTGAAGGATTAGGGCTATTTTACACCTGCTGATAGACAACAATACTAGAGTTCAcccaatgtttttttattttaaatgtccaATGCTGATATCAATAGAGCATGGTAACTGATGGGCTAATTTAATTGTGATATATCACAActtcatataataaaaaatgacaaataaatggtttaaaaaaattattaacttagATTTAACACTATATTTGCTTCaactttcataaaaaaaacaataatagtaatacaaaaatctttaaaaaaaaatgagttTCTCCTGGTTTGTTTAGTATTCCCATTTTAGAAGTTGTTTACACAAAGAAATTGCCATATATTAGAAAGGAGGAAATAGGCTACAGTTGTGCAAATTGCTCTATCACTCTTGTGCGGATCCAGCCTGGTTTAAGTGGCAATGACTGACAGTAATGCAACACTCATGAGTCAGTGTCACAATTTTGATCTAGGCTATTATAAAACATGCTTAAGAGAAAGATGAACAAGTGCTCCACAGAAAGAAAACTGATGagcaagttttgtgaggtttggaAAATAATGCTATTTAAACGATATCTGCAAATTTGCAGATATAAGGTTTATTGATATTTgaatttttatcattaaacaaaGACAGTTAACAGTTACGGGAAGCtgatgaaaagagagagagagagagaaaactaaaCACTTTAACATCATGACCTCTTTTGCATCTGTCTCGATATGCTagaccatttaaatgagactgttgCACACCAGTCCATTATAGAGCggttcagcttgtagtccaaaaacccggtAGAGATTTTTGTATATCATTTTGAAACcagttttgttctacaacataaattacacactttcatcaCTCAAATGTGAATTTCGAAGCCACATactattacataattttttttaaaacacaaggcggcttcaaaattcacatttggaggtatgaaaatgtgtaatttatgttgtagaacaaaacatccacgtatcATCAGGTAatatttaccacagaccttatttaactcaaagtaaaagaaaatcccgagggaacccatggcgaattaagACTTCCAGGTTCGCCTACATATTAACGtcgcagctgaacagctctatagagcacaacagtctggttccggaagttaAAATAGCATTCATTTATCCTATAGAGAAATtgattttaatgataacttataaaactttaaacacagacctaccgtgagcaacgaggttgttcatcaatggtataCGCTTCTGCTGAAGCCATTTGTCTATGTATCATAAGTTCACCGTTTAAGAATCGTGTTTGGTtgcggaattcatggtaaacaactacattacccatggtaccgcagagaaaaatccaccaatcagagaacctcAGCAAATGAAACCTGCTAAACGTGCCTAAGAGCGACCGCACACTTCCATGGCGCACTGTGAATAACATAATTGAGCtggtctcccttcacccttaaactacttatttatttattttggaatattttgaaataaacttAAATTACATTGtctctatacttataatcaacaacctgaTATCAATAGTTTTACATATACCCggcattttttattcaataattcattcgcaatgcttcaagGGATTGTTGTTTGTGCCCTCAGGAAAGAgggtaagtacacagccttgtacctttgtctttatgcACGATTTTCAATCCTTTTTTTGCCTCAAAAAAGAAAGGTTTGTGATGGTGAAtctcctcggagctggttggtttggttcatggctcacaactcttttatgaaaggtCTATGGAATAAACAAAtagggaaaatacttccggaacccaggtGAATGAAAAAGTGgtcgggcactgttgcgctctattgtggttacatgatggcacgtaacaacaaattGAACAATGATTTGTAATTTACATGAGTCAGACGCCTTTGTGCCAAGTAGGCATTCTCTAAAAACACCAAATATAGGCCGATTTATCGGATGTCAATCTATTGGTTAACCCAGAGTTTCTCAAATTGAGGGGTGCACCATCCGTGTTTCACGGATGAAAAAGGAAATACTGATTTTGAAcaacgagggtgagtaaaagatggtaGAAAGGTCaatttttattacaatattaGTATCATTAATCAGGTGCAAATTATTTTCCACAGGACTTGACTGCTACTGAAAGCACGTAGACGGCACTGTCACTTTTCAGTGGTGGCTAGGATGCGACAATCAgtcatttattattactggatgaggattttaaAAAGCTTTATAGAGACTGCTGAAGCTTATTTCCATTCATAGGTATGAATCCTtacaattatcagtttttatttaaaaagaaatagctTAAGAGTAAACTAGTCTCCAGTGAGATTCAAAACTTTCTGGTAGTTAAATGTGGATGAATGGAGGATTTGGTTTTCTGAGCGGACAAGCACCCCCTGGAGTGTAAGTGTaatttttcattcagttttcattGTATTTTGAAATAAAACCTTTTTTGACGAATGAAGATGAAAGAACATTTAAAGAAAGTAAAATCTGTTAAAAGCATTTTTTCCCCCAGTAAAAACTAAATTTAGATTAGATTATTTGGAGGGGGTgaagtttttcttgtttcaaagggTGGTGtgacccaaaaaaaaaattaagaaccaCTCTGTTAACCTCTTAAAACACCTCAAGAAATAATGTACTCACCTTGTCTTGGACCTGGAGCGAGAACGGGACTTGGAGCGAGTATGGTGGGAACCCTCTTTTGACGGAGCAGGTGAATGATCTGGGGAGCGACTGGCTGACTTACAAGATCTTCTAGGACTTGCACTCCTAGAGGCCGTACGGGATTCCTAAACCAACCACATCTGAATCAAGTTAGAGCCAAGGAACAGTGTTGTGTTGGCTAtgtgttatataataataattgtatatcaTTTTGAAACCAAACTACAACTAGGATAATAAAGTAGGATAAATCCAGTGATGATGGCCTTTTTCAAGTGCAAAGCAATTAGGCCTTTGAAGGACTTACAATTAAAAAATGCATCATATGAAATCAAATAGCTAGGTATAAATCACTGGGTCTTATGTTACAGGGCAAAAGTAACTATTGCAATACAAATGGACAACAGAAGATTTTGCATGCACGCATGGGACAAACATACTAAGAGTTACTTAGCGCTGTGATCTTATTCCAGATAACTTCTGATCTTAACTTCATTACAcatcttttcttctttcttcagTTTCAATTTCATTTATGACTTCATTCCTCTTCCCCAAACTTCTCTAGCCCATAACTGCTATATGGGAACTTCTTTTGCTTCGCAATATTAGCATGCACTGAAAATACAGCTTCAAATTATTCTCATTAATAACTTGACATTTGACTTCGTCCAGATTTCTCTTCTTCCAaccttaaccttaaaaaaaagaaaagggtgAAGAATGTGTAAACACTGGACATCACAACCAAGAATCCTATTATTTGATTAGTGTGGGAACAACATTATTGATTAATCAACAAATGTAATAATGCAAGCTTTAAAGAACTTTTGCATGCATCCTGATCCATAGTTAAATGCCATGATAATTAAATTACagcagaaatacatttaaaaacataggCCTTACATCtttgcatttttaacattttcaagGAAGGAGCAAAAACAGAATTATCCTGACATGccttataaatatattaactaaAAGTGCACCTAATTATTTTTAACTTAATTAGCATTAAGGCTCAGGATGACCTTACCTTACTTATTAGCATATATTATAACTCATTtaaattctattaaattaaacGTGCAAGGCAAACATAACACTTAGAAACATCTGTAAAACACTGCATTATTACTTCCTAAAGAAAAGCAAAATCTAGGCAAATAAAAGGTGAAGATCTTCATGATATGAGAGCATGTTGTATGTCTACTAGGACTGTAGCTGGCTAACTTGTATATTGGATATTGGATTTCGACACAAAACTGTTACTTGGTTccatctttgttgtttttttatgttaaaaaaaaatacattcaaacatCTCTTCGTTACATGTATGCATTAATCGTCAAATAAAGAATGAATGAAGTCTCTCTCATTCCCTGTTTGCTAGCATACAACATGGAGGCCGTTTCTAGAAGAAATATGCGAGGAAGCGTTGAAAACAAGACAGCACAAACACTACATACCCGCTTGGAGAAATCTTTCTCATCGTCACTCATTGTTGCTAAGTTTTAATTCAACTGCAATGGCACAACTGTAAGAGAAATAAAAGATAACACAACGCAGATCGGACGTCTGCAAATGAACGCCTTTGGTTATAGAAGCTTTATTTAGAAACTAGCATTTCCACTCCTCATCGGGCTATCACGCAAACACAGTTCAACATCACACCTGCAGGAGGGCGACAAAATTACTATTTCTTGGGTGAAATGCTTAAATTGTTTTTACGTTTGGGATAGAAGTTCATTATTGACTTCAAGTGTTAATTAAGCTCTATATAATTATGTAATATatgttatgatttttttaattacatatagTTAATATATTTTGCACCGCAAACTAAaattcaagtttaaaaaaaagatcCCACAGCCAATCGGATAATCCGGATTTCATCACGTGGCGGGTGAGAGAAAATGCATTGCAGGGTGGTTGTGCTTCTTTCGGAAAGATTCTATAGCACGGAGTAAGACCAGAGCTGATTGGTCTATAAAGAATGGCGGTTATCTGTGTAAGTGACGGTCGTTGTTGATGGCTACACTACATCGAAAATATGAATGGAAAATATTGTAGAACTGTTCGGCAATCCTATTggaaaataattgaataatatattacttttgttgTGTTTAGTAATTGAACCTATAATGTGTGTAAGCACAACTAATAGTAGGCTACATTAATCATTTTgcttatttatattgttttattgttgtacaCAACAGCAAAACATGAGACCTAACAGGGAATGTTCCAGCAACTTTGGCTAACGTTATTTTAAGGTTCGGAACAAGTgttgtaaataaaacattaatggaAAATCCTTATACTGTTCTTaaccttaaaggtgcaatatgtaacaatttccaTGTAAtagttacctttttttttttttgccaatgtgtgaactgcttgtaatgtaacttaaaaaatgagcgcTTCCCAGGTTGCCTAAAACCTGTCGACTGATTTTCATCCAGAGGGAGCGGGTCGGTTTTGCTAGGAAtgtccaaaggatgtgacgtatGTTCACTCCAGAGAGCCTTGCCTCATgctccagtgttgccaactattttcaatggaaagtagctaaagcctgctcgaaaagtagctaaatgtcgccagatgacgtcatgcgtcattagcatattaatgacgtcatcgcgtcgtatttgcattctgcctaatttgtcggtgctgtagcctacttcagtttataataacggttatctcccctaaaccgtgctcatactgtttttatataagtatatagccgaatggccagtaaaacggttctaaattacatattttctgttagacaacggaacggaacttagctaacgttacatgtttatgagtttgaagaaggtttattgttgtgtttggataagtaaaatgtatagagtctgtaaatatacgatctgaagtcggagagttcagaaaccgaaccggaatgaactaaaactctgattagtagtgaatataagcacatgccaagaaaaaacggtcaaattaaatgttttgaattaaaacaaagaaggcagctgctatgtgatcactgattggttcctgctaacacagcgtgcacatgcgcagctcattcatgtctatgtctgctggcgtgcagtcaacggaatgtgctgctcctctcagccgctcattgaacagagcagacgcagcggggaagtaagacctcacgcttgcagtactggcgatatttggaatttggaaagttgctaaggtttgtccaaaaagtcgctagatttttcgctagtcgctttttaaaaaaaatgtcgctaaaggggtctgaaaagtcgctaaaaatagtgacaaagtcgctaagttggcaacaatggctcAGACAGTAGcctctcttccgctattcaacagcgacaacaaactgcaacccTAAGTAACGTTATCtcagagatggaatccagcaaacgtccagctCCCAACACAACACCGACTCTTACACAAACTttaagtaaaaaaactaaaacatttatctactgaatacAGCGTGAACATGATTGTGGTCGAGTGAAAATTAGactgaacatcggcagggcatttaattcttggagggaccttcgttcggttttggggatcaaaacagaccctgaattgacATTCTTCTTATAGGACAGGTAAGCTTagataactgcaaagcatgtgaaataaagtgccataaggattgatctgtgtaattattgttaacttgatcttgcctgctaacgctgatgaaTTGCAGGCTACCtagcttcataactttcaaataatttcaacgatcttctctttatactaaaagtcaggtatacaggatacatttaagcaaatacactggtttcttgatcatacttcaacatatgacatacaaaacatacaatagtgcaacataaaatTGCAGTgcaactgtctggtatagttcggtagtatgtagctgtatgtttCAGTGtactatgttagctgataagtagttttagtttagtctcaaaatttgtagtaaaacaatcataactgtgtaattataTTTATGCTACcttatctgtcagcatgatgccattGACGTCATTGGTTTGGTCCCTAAGGAGTGTGTGAACAAGCACGAGCAACATGTAGCTGGCTGctgttcacttaatggccacaggtgtcattaataacaagggtttctgatttttacattttttaaatagaaaattggactattctattttattttatttatctattttagcATGCCTTTCTTCTTAAGATTTATAAGTTttctttattaatataatttattttatattaataaattgtattgtaaacaataaattaaattagtTAGTTTTTAGAGTAGCATGTTTCATTGTCATAAAGTATAAATTGTTAGTGCTAAAAATATTGCTGTATAATTTAACGGAAAGACACTGAAAGTCTTCATCCACAATAATGACAAGATTATTGCATGACAATTCTGCAATATTTTACAGTAACAAGGTTGAGAAAGCCACTACCCCATGGTGCTCCAGACCAATCTTAACCTACAATAAGAATACATGATAGATGAATGTAACCAAAATAACTTTAATAAAGAATGGCAGgagcaaatgcaaaaatgtaggaATCTGCcatgtccccctcaatgtctaaCGTGGTTACATCCTAGACTGTATCTATGCTTTGGATAAGGCATCTGCTAAATGGTAGCTAAAGAACTTTGTTCTTTGGTGTGGGTTCTGGACAGTGGGGAAAAAAGGAAATATATTGTCAGatgatatttaaacattaaaaaaatgtctgaagaACAGTAGGCTACATTACGAGCACATACAGTTTATGAAACCACATTAATTTAGGTTATTTAACTAAGCAGAACTAAGCTTAGTTAGGTTTTTTTGCTCAAATTGTGCAAACCTACGGACTCCATTTCAATTTCATCCCAGGCATATTTTCCCTGTGATCCATTCAAGTGTGCCATACTACAGACATCCCAGTAGATAGCACCAAAGATACAAAATGGCAGAGTTGTTTAATTAAATTCAAAGAGCAACTGAAGtatattaaagtgatagttcacccaaaaattacaattctgtcatcatttgctcaccttcatgccatcccagatgtgtatgactttctttcttctgctgaacataaacaaaaatttttgttagaatatttcagctctgttggtcctcacaatgcaactgaatggtaccaaaaatgtgaagctctaaaagaatataaaggcagcataaaagtaatccataagactccagtgattaaatccagaggcaatatgataagtgtgggcgagaaacagatcaatttttactatccacctttttcctacaTCCTGTGATGCTTCATGAGAAATATGGGCGTTACTTCCATTGTCAAGTAAACATAGCTGTTGTTGCGGCATACGTACGTCCATTCATTCTTTCGTTgtggtgttgggattttgaggagagcgtgtgtgatttcatgaggacatacatcaGTCACAATATCAGTGTGCTACTGAaagataataaactgcaaaaaagtaataaagacaaagaaagcgcgAACAAAACTGGCGTGCTCTTTCTCACACATGCAGTTGAGATTTAttctaag
The Xyrauchen texanus isolate HMW12.3.18 chromosome 14, RBS_HiC_50CHRs, whole genome shotgun sequence genome window above contains:
- the LOC127655036 gene encoding transformer-2 protein homolog beta-like; its protein translation is MSDDEKDFSKRESRTASRSASPRRSCKSASRSPDHSPAPSKEGSHHTRSKSRSRSRSKTRSRSHRSSRRHYTRSPSCSHSRRRRSRSRSDSSEYRHSPMSNRRRHVGDRANPDPNCCLGVFGLSLYTTERDLREVFSKYGPLSDVSIVYDQHSRRSRGFAFVYFENREDSKEAKERANGMELDGRRIRVDYSITKRPHTPTPGIYMGQPTYGGGPSVSSRRRDYGERGYDRGGYDRYEDRDHYNRSYKRRSPSPYYGRGQYRSRSRSRSYSPRHY